A window of Sebaldella sp. S0638 genomic DNA:
TTATAATGATGTTGATAAGGCAGAGACAGATACAGAAAAATGTTACTTACTTAATTCGAAGGCTCCTGAGAAGTTAGCAGAGATATGTCAAAAGAGCGGAGCAATATTTGTAACATATTCAACAGATTTTGTCTTTGATGGACATCAAAAAGTACCTTATACAGAAGAAGACATCCCAAATCCACTATCAGTATATGGAGAATCAAAATATAAAGGAGAAACTGAAGTTTTAAAAAGTTATGATAAAGCATATGTAATCAGAACTTCATGGGTCTTTGGTATTGCAAATAACAATTTTAATAAACAAGTTATAAATTGGAGTAAAAGTAAAAATGAATTGAGCATTGTAGATGATCAGATATCTGTTCCAACGTATTCGAAAGATTTGGCTGAATTATCATGGGAATTAATTAAAACGAACAAGTTTGGATTATATCATTTGACTAATTCAGGAGAGTGCAGTAAGTATGAACAGGCCAAATATATATTAGAGAAAATTGGCTGGAATGGTAGCTTAAGTGTTGCGAAAACCAAAG
This region includes:
- the rfbD gene encoding dTDP-4-dehydrorhamnose reductase, producing MMILIIGSNGQLGHDFQKLFDNLNMKYIAVDYKELDITNNIKVEEFFNKNKEFNIIINCAAYNDVDKAETDTEKCYLLNSKAPEKLAEICQKSGAIFVTYSTDFVFDGHQKVPYTEEDIPNPLSVYGESKYKGETEVLKSYDKAYVIRTSWVFGIANNNFNKQVINWSKSKNELSIVDDQISVPTYSKDLAELSWELIKTNKFGLYHLTNSGECSKYEQAKYILEKIGWNGSLSVAKTKDFNLPAKRAEYTKLSSEKIEKLLGKKIPDWRDAIDRFLIEMKNEGEL